One Streptococcus sp. VT 162 genomic window, ACGACAGGTGCGGTCTTGTCACCATTTGATAGTTATCAGTTGATTCGTGGTCTTAAAACTCTGCCTCTTCGTATGGAGCGTTCTACAGCCAATGCCCAAGAAGTGGTTGCTTTTTTGAAGGATTCACCTGCTGTCAAGGAAGTGCTCTATACTGGGCGTGGGGGTATGATTTCCTTTAAAGTAGTGGATGAAAAACGTATTCCTCATATTTTAAATAGCCTCAAGGTCTTCTCATTTGCGGAAAGTTTGGGTGGGGTAGAGAGTCTGATCACCTATCCGACAACTCAGACTCATGCGGATATTCCGGCAGAAGTGCGTCATTCCTATGGCTTAACAGATGACCTCCTGCGCTTGTCAATTGGGATTGAAGATGCTAGAGATTTGATTGCGGACTTGCGCCAAGCTTTGGAAGGATAAGATAGATATGGGAAAATATGATTTTACAAGCCTGCCCAATCGTTTTGGGCATCATACCTATAAATGGAAAGAAGCAGAAGCTGACCGAGAAGTTCTACCAGCCTGGATAGCAGATATGGACTTTGTGGTTTTGCCTGAGGTTCGACAAGCTGTACAAGCCTACGCAGATCAGTTGGTCTATGGCTATACTTATGCTAGTGATGATTTGATTGAGTCGGTTCAGGACTGGGAAGTCAGTCAACACGGGTATCACTTTGACAAGGATGCCCTCGTCTTTATAGAGGGAGTGGTACCAGCTATTTCAACAGCTATTCAAGCCTTTACAAAAGAGGGAGAGGCTGTTCTGATTAACACACCGGTCTATCCACCTTTTGCCCGCAGTGTCAAACTGAACAATCGCAGATTGATTACCAATTCTTTGGTGGAAAAGGATGGGCTGTTTGAGATTGACTTTGATCAGTTGGAGAAGGAATTGGTGGAAGAGGATGTGAAGCTTTATATCCTTTGCAATCCCCACAATCCTGGTGGACGTGTTTGGGAAAAGGAAGTGTTAGAAAAGATTGGGCATCTCTGCCAAAAACATGGTGTTTTGTTGGTTTCAGATGAGATTCACCAAGATTTGGCCCTCTTTGGTCACAAACACCAGTCTTTTAATACCATTGATCCAGACTTTAAAAACTTTGCCCTTATCTTGAGCAGTGCCACTAAAACCTTTAATATTGCTGGAACGAAAAATTCCTATGCTGTCATTGAAAATCCAAAGCTTCGAGTTGCATTCCAGAAACGCCAGTTGGCCAATAACCAGCATGAAATTTCAGGCTTGGGGTATTTGGCGACAGAAGCTGCCTACCGTTATGGCAAGGACTGGTTAGGAGAACTAAAAGAAGTCATAGAGAACCACATTAACTATGTAGTGGATGTTTTGGGCAACGAAACCAAGATTAAGGTCATGAAACCACAAGGTACCTACTTGATCTGGCTTGATTTTTCAGCCTATGACCTAACGGATGATCGCTTGCAAGAGCTTCTGAAGAATGAAGCCAAGGTCATCTTGAACAGAGGTTTGGACTTTGGGGAGGAGGGAACTCTTCATGCCCGCCTCAATGTTGCTATGCCTAAAACACTTTTGGAAGAAGTTTGCCAACGCATCGTGACCACTTTTGATACACTTTAAAATCGAGCCTTCTAGGAGAAAAGTCTTCCTAGAAGGCTATTTTCATAGGGGAAAATGTGGTATAATGAAAAGATAAGATAAAGGGGTAACTATGGCTAAATTGATTCCAGGAAAGTTGCGCATGGAGGGTGTTACTCTCTATGAGACAGGCAACATTGAGATTATCAAGGAAAAAGGGAATCGCCTCTATACTCGTGTGGCGGGAGAAGACTTGCGCTACA contains:
- a CDS encoding cysteine desulfurase, with the protein product MGKYDFTSLPNRFGHHTYKWKEAEADREVLPAWIADMDFVVLPEVRQAVQAYADQLVYGYTYASDDLIESVQDWEVSQHGYHFDKDALVFIEGVVPAISTAIQAFTKEGEAVLINTPVYPPFARSVKLNNRRLITNSLVEKDGLFEIDFDQLEKELVEEDVKLYILCNPHNPGGRVWEKEVLEKIGHLCQKHGVLLVSDEIHQDLALFGHKHQSFNTIDPDFKNFALILSSATKTFNIAGTKNSYAVIENPKLRVAFQKRQLANNQHEISGLGYLATEAAYRYGKDWLGELKEVIENHINYVVDVLGNETKIKVMKPQGTYLIWLDFSAYDLTDDRLQELLKNEAKVILNRGLDFGEEGTLHARLNVAMPKTLLEEVCQRIVTTFDTL